Proteins from one Sarcophilus harrisii chromosome 2, mSarHar1.11, whole genome shotgun sequence genomic window:
- the ENKD1 gene encoding enkurin domain-containing protein 1 isoform X1, producing MCEGPSKISGPIPPDPTLFPNYYKRPGTPRSLEGSARKLSLEPPWQPGAPLDQPAPQIHPGSQQSLVGVLLQLQEVSLGSEPLPRRKDLKNHEKENVRRIREIQKRCQEQERGQDHGRPKPLKALWRSPKYDKVESRLKAKLQEPSPASVPELPAFLRAYSRCGPGVQPRRGASAGPALPSTDGSQPPGPDAKGQGPVVDFITHNARTAKVAPRRRSRSLQCLAEVREQQRRAQEEYNTRQKGHVPHYLVERKDLWRREAEERLRNQPDPEIPPGHTMMPESQRLSTLKSLLQKQEELLKELVLLPSGADSLRAQNHKAELEKKLSQVEEALKIFSRPKVFVKMDS from the exons ATGTGCGAGGGACCTTCCAAGATCTCGGGCCCCATCCCTCCTGATCCCACCCTGTTCCCCAACTACTACAAGCGCCCGGGCACAC CCCGGAGCCTTGAAGGAAGTGCTCGGAAGCTAAGCCTGGAGCCTCCCTGGCAACCAGGTGCCCCCCTGGACCAGCCTGCTCCTCAAATTCACCCCGGATCCCAGCAGAGCCTGGTGGGAGTTCTGCTGCAGCTCCAGGAGGTCTCGTTGGGCAGCGAGCCGTTGCCCAGGA GGAAGGACCTAAAAAACCACGAGAAGGAGAACGTGAGGCGGATCCGGGAGATCCAGAAACGGTGCCAGGAGCAGGAGCGGGGACAAGACCACGGCCGGCCGAAGCCGCTCAAGGCCCTGTGGCGCTCACCCAAGTATGACAAAGTGGAGTCCCGGCTGAAGGCCAAGCTGCAG GAGCCATCCCCTGCCTCTGTGCCAGAGCTGCCGGCTTTCCTGCGGGCTTATTCCCGCTGTGGGCCAGGGGTGCAGCCTCGCCGTGGGGCTTCCGCGGGCCCGGCTTTGCCCAGCACTGATGGCTCCCAGCCTCCGGGCCCTGACGCCAAG GGCCAGGGTCCGGTGGTGGACTTCATCACCCACAATGCTCGGACGGCCAAGGTGGCACCTCGGCGGCGGTCACGCTCCCTGCAGTGTCTAGCTGAGGTACGGGAGCAGCAGCGGCGAGCCCAGGAGGAGTACAACACCAGGCAGAAGGGCCACGTGCCCCACTA CCTGGTGGAACGGAAAGATCTGTGGCGCCGGGAAGCTGAGGAGCGCCTACGAAATCAGCCCGACCCCGAAATACCCCCAGGCCATACCATGATGCCCGAGAGCCAGCGCCTGAGCACCCTGAAGTCCCTTCTCCAGA AACAAGAAGAACTGCTTAAGGAGCTGGTGCTGTTGCCTTCTGGAGCCGACTCCCTTCGAGCCCAGAATCACAAGGCTGAGCTAGAGAAGAAGCTTTCCCAGGTGGAGGAGGCCCTCAAGATCTTCTCCCGACCCAAAGTCTTTGTCAAGATGGATTCCTGA
- the ENKD1 gene encoding enkurin domain-containing protein 1 isoform X3 codes for MCEGPSKISGPIPPDPTLFPNYYKRPGTPRSLEGSARKLSLEPPWQPGAPLDQPAPQIHPGSQQSLVGVLLQLQEVSLGSEPLPRRKDLKNHEKENVRRIREIQKRCQEQERGQDHGRPKPLKALWRSPKYDKVESRLKAKLQGQGPVVDFITHNARTAKVAPRRRSRSLQCLAEVREQQRRAQEEYNTRQKGHVPHYLVERKDLWRREAEERLRNQPDPEIPPGHTMMPESQRLSTLKSLLQKQEELLKELVLLPSGADSLRAQNHKAELEKKLSQVEEALKIFSRPKVFVKMDS; via the exons ATGTGCGAGGGACCTTCCAAGATCTCGGGCCCCATCCCTCCTGATCCCACCCTGTTCCCCAACTACTACAAGCGCCCGGGCACAC CCCGGAGCCTTGAAGGAAGTGCTCGGAAGCTAAGCCTGGAGCCTCCCTGGCAACCAGGTGCCCCCCTGGACCAGCCTGCTCCTCAAATTCACCCCGGATCCCAGCAGAGCCTGGTGGGAGTTCTGCTGCAGCTCCAGGAGGTCTCGTTGGGCAGCGAGCCGTTGCCCAGGA GGAAGGACCTAAAAAACCACGAGAAGGAGAACGTGAGGCGGATCCGGGAGATCCAGAAACGGTGCCAGGAGCAGGAGCGGGGACAAGACCACGGCCGGCCGAAGCCGCTCAAGGCCCTGTGGCGCTCACCCAAGTATGACAAAGTGGAGTCCCGGCTGAAGGCCAAGCTGCAG GGCCAGGGTCCGGTGGTGGACTTCATCACCCACAATGCTCGGACGGCCAAGGTGGCACCTCGGCGGCGGTCACGCTCCCTGCAGTGTCTAGCTGAGGTACGGGAGCAGCAGCGGCGAGCCCAGGAGGAGTACAACACCAGGCAGAAGGGCCACGTGCCCCACTA CCTGGTGGAACGGAAAGATCTGTGGCGCCGGGAAGCTGAGGAGCGCCTACGAAATCAGCCCGACCCCGAAATACCCCCAGGCCATACCATGATGCCCGAGAGCCAGCGCCTGAGCACCCTGAAGTCCCTTCTCCAGA AACAAGAAGAACTGCTTAAGGAGCTGGTGCTGTTGCCTTCTGGAGCCGACTCCCTTCGAGCCCAGAATCACAAGGCTGAGCTAGAGAAGAAGCTTTCCCAGGTGGAGGAGGCCCTCAAGATCTTCTCCCGACCCAAAGTCTTTGTCAAGATGGATTCCTGA
- the ENKD1 gene encoding enkurin domain-containing protein 1 isoform X2 encodes MIILAPPLSCLLPARSLEGSARKLSLEPPWQPGAPLDQPAPQIHPGSQQSLVGVLLQLQEVSLGSEPLPRRKDLKNHEKENVRRIREIQKRCQEQERGQDHGRPKPLKALWRSPKYDKVESRLKAKLQEPSPASVPELPAFLRAYSRCGPGVQPRRGASAGPALPSTDGSQPPGPDAKGQGPVVDFITHNARTAKVAPRRRSRSLQCLAEVREQQRRAQEEYNTRQKGHVPHYLVERKDLWRREAEERLRNQPDPEIPPGHTMMPESQRLSTLKSLLQKQEELLKELVLLPSGADSLRAQNHKAELEKKLSQVEEALKIFSRPKVFVKMDS; translated from the exons ATGATTATTCTAGCACCGCCCCTCTCCTGCTTGCTTCCAGCCCGGAGCCTTGAAGGAAGTGCTCGGAAGCTAAGCCTGGAGCCTCCCTGGCAACCAGGTGCCCCCCTGGACCAGCCTGCTCCTCAAATTCACCCCGGATCCCAGCAGAGCCTGGTGGGAGTTCTGCTGCAGCTCCAGGAGGTCTCGTTGGGCAGCGAGCCGTTGCCCAGGA GGAAGGACCTAAAAAACCACGAGAAGGAGAACGTGAGGCGGATCCGGGAGATCCAGAAACGGTGCCAGGAGCAGGAGCGGGGACAAGACCACGGCCGGCCGAAGCCGCTCAAGGCCCTGTGGCGCTCACCCAAGTATGACAAAGTGGAGTCCCGGCTGAAGGCCAAGCTGCAG GAGCCATCCCCTGCCTCTGTGCCAGAGCTGCCGGCTTTCCTGCGGGCTTATTCCCGCTGTGGGCCAGGGGTGCAGCCTCGCCGTGGGGCTTCCGCGGGCCCGGCTTTGCCCAGCACTGATGGCTCCCAGCCTCCGGGCCCTGACGCCAAG GGCCAGGGTCCGGTGGTGGACTTCATCACCCACAATGCTCGGACGGCCAAGGTGGCACCTCGGCGGCGGTCACGCTCCCTGCAGTGTCTAGCTGAGGTACGGGAGCAGCAGCGGCGAGCCCAGGAGGAGTACAACACCAGGCAGAAGGGCCACGTGCCCCACTA CCTGGTGGAACGGAAAGATCTGTGGCGCCGGGAAGCTGAGGAGCGCCTACGAAATCAGCCCGACCCCGAAATACCCCCAGGCCATACCATGATGCCCGAGAGCCAGCGCCTGAGCACCCTGAAGTCCCTTCTCCAGA AACAAGAAGAACTGCTTAAGGAGCTGGTGCTGTTGCCTTCTGGAGCCGACTCCCTTCGAGCCCAGAATCACAAGGCTGAGCTAGAGAAGAAGCTTTCCCAGGTGGAGGAGGCCCTCAAGATCTTCTCCCGACCCAAAGTCTTTGTCAAGATGGATTCCTGA